The following are from one region of the Streptomyces decoyicus genome:
- a CDS encoding gas vesicle protein GvpO, with amino-acid sequence MATEENTEHKEVHNGRPERVAAPTAMRHASGQLAQMLQCEPGSVSALKATDDGWLADVEVVEIERVPDTASVMASYRVYLDEQGQLMGYERTRRYGRGQIDR; translated from the coding sequence ATGGCGACCGAGGAAAACACGGAACACAAGGAAGTGCACAACGGACGGCCGGAACGGGTCGCCGCGCCCACGGCAATGCGCCACGCCTCCGGGCAACTTGCACAGATGCTCCAATGCGAGCCCGGCTCGGTGTCGGCGCTCAAGGCCACCGATGACGGGTGGTTGGCGGATGTGGAAGTGGTGGAGATCGAAAGGGTCCCGGACACCGCGAGCGTGATGGCTTCCTACCGCGTTTACCTCGATGAACAGGGCCAACTTATGGGCTACGAGCGCACGCGCCGATATGGGCGCGGCCAGATCGACAGGTGA
- a CDS encoding gas vesicle structural protein GvpA: protein MTAVQQTNASTSGSGSGNLYDVLELILDRGLVIDAFVRVSLVGIEILKIDVRVVVASVDTYLRFAEACNRLDLESGRKAPSQLTDLVGEATESGAKGKSKGALTGAVEAFSESLQKGQEGSEEEAEERPARKSSSSTNRRTARRRED from the coding sequence GTGACTGCCGTTCAGCAAACCAACGCATCGACCAGCGGAAGTGGTTCGGGAAATCTTTACGATGTTCTCGAGCTGATTCTCGACCGAGGGCTTGTCATTGACGCCTTTGTGCGGGTCTCCCTCGTCGGAATCGAAATTCTCAAGATTGACGTGCGCGTCGTCGTGGCGAGCGTGGATACCTATCTGCGCTTCGCCGAGGCGTGCAACCGTCTGGACCTGGAATCGGGCCGCAAGGCGCCGAGTCAGCTCACCGACCTGGTCGGGGAGGCAACGGAAAGCGGCGCCAAAGGAAAGTCGAAAGGCGCGCTGACAGGAGCCGTTGAGGCATTCAGCGAATCCCTGCAGAAGGGCCAGGAGGGATCCGAGGAGGAGGCGGAAGAGCGTCCGGCACGGAAGTCTTCCAGCTCCACCAACCGCCGCACGGCCCGCCGTCGGGAGGACTGA
- a CDS encoding GvpL/GvpF family gas vesicle protein produces the protein MATYLYAITGADHPLRLNDVAGVGDPAAQLRTVKTKDLCAVVSDAPAELRAKRRDVVAHQDVQERLLADGAALPMRFGLVGPDDDQVASVLEEHRDAYTQRLAEIAGCREYHLKVAREEDDLLREIVQESAEVRRLNERTRQNPDAYDDKVALGELISQEVQARQDRARTDIVALLTPAAVRTAAVEPTKRHFLSVSFLVEREKAAAFAETVHAEAEKRGDAYTFDLHGPLPPYSFV, from the coding sequence ATGGCCACCTACCTCTACGCCATCACCGGTGCCGACCACCCCTTGCGGCTGAACGACGTCGCCGGGGTCGGTGACCCGGCAGCGCAACTGCGCACCGTCAAGACGAAGGACCTGTGTGCCGTGGTCAGCGACGCACCGGCGGAACTACGGGCCAAGCGCCGCGATGTGGTGGCCCACCAGGACGTTCAGGAACGTCTGCTGGCCGACGGTGCCGCCCTGCCGATGCGCTTCGGGCTGGTCGGCCCCGACGACGATCAGGTGGCCTCCGTCCTGGAGGAACACCGCGACGCCTACACCCAGCGCCTCGCAGAGATCGCCGGCTGCCGCGAGTACCACCTCAAGGTCGCACGCGAGGAGGACGATCTGCTGCGGGAGATCGTCCAGGAATCCGCCGAGGTACGACGGCTCAACGAGCGCACCCGGCAGAACCCGGACGCGTACGACGACAAGGTGGCCCTGGGCGAGCTGATCTCGCAGGAGGTCCAGGCCCGCCAGGACCGTGCGCGTACGGACATCGTGGCCCTTCTGACTCCGGCCGCGGTACGCACCGCGGCCGTCGAACCGACGAAGCGTCACTTCCTCAGCGTGTCGTTCCTCGTGGAGCGGGAGAAGGCAGCGGCCTTCGCCGAGACGGTCCATGCGGAGGCCGAGAAGCGCGGTGACGCCTACACCTTCGATCTGCACGGCCCGCTGCCGCCGTACAGCTTCGTCTGA
- a CDS encoding gas vesicle protein GvpG, giving the protein MGLITQILTLPLAPVRGTVWVLDQVVLTAEREYYDPAPVHEELAALEQQLLDGTLGADEFDSREDELLDRLEWLEAQQRRLHTDS; this is encoded by the coding sequence ATGGGCCTCATCACACAGATCCTGACCCTGCCGCTGGCCCCGGTGCGGGGCACGGTCTGGGTCCTTGACCAAGTGGTGCTCACCGCCGAGCGCGAGTACTACGACCCGGCGCCGGTCCACGAGGAACTGGCCGCGCTGGAACAGCAGTTGCTGGACGGCACCCTCGGAGCCGACGAGTTCGACTCCCGCGAGGACGAGCTCCTGGACCGGCTGGAGTGGCTGGAGGCCCAGCAGCGTCGACTGCATACCGACTCCTGA
- a CDS encoding SRPBCC family protein, whose product MAESTFSKIKDEVTKSPAADQLKEELQHYLQARAEHAVTQLGHKLGESVGKLAEPGQGPGGLVNSLAKGGKALGEGKSPQQAALTAGASHLKDTVKDKMKSLFGKGRKGGGGKSKSVTIVEDIDVGVPVREAYDQWTQFQEFSTFAKGVVSVEKSDDTSSNWKVKVAKSTRSWRANVTEQVPDERITWTTEGAKGTVKGVVTFHRLTDNLTRVLLVLEYFPKGLFEKTGNIWRAQGRRARLDLKLYRKFIMMRGEATDGWRGEIQDGEVVVEHDDAVAAEEEDREDGERGSDDVPPGDDEADEDADAEDEDLEDDEDAEDLEDADDEGVDHHDVDDHDDLAPEADADADEDDLEEPVDEDDDRGEPLDEDDDPADERDPYDEDEPPAPRRGRRAAVAR is encoded by the coding sequence ATGGCTGAGTCCACCTTCAGCAAGATCAAGGACGAGGTGACCAAGAGCCCGGCGGCCGACCAGCTCAAGGAAGAGCTACAGCACTACCTCCAGGCCCGGGCGGAACACGCGGTCACCCAACTCGGCCACAAGCTGGGCGAGAGCGTCGGCAAGCTCGCCGAACCCGGCCAGGGACCCGGCGGCCTGGTGAACAGTCTGGCGAAGGGCGGCAAGGCTCTCGGCGAGGGCAAGTCGCCGCAGCAGGCGGCGCTGACCGCGGGCGCCTCCCACCTCAAGGACACCGTCAAGGACAAGATGAAGAGCCTGTTCGGCAAGGGCCGCAAGGGCGGCGGCGGCAAGTCCAAGAGCGTGACCATCGTCGAGGACATCGATGTGGGTGTCCCCGTGCGCGAGGCGTACGACCAGTGGACGCAGTTCCAGGAATTCAGCACCTTCGCCAAGGGCGTCGTCAGCGTCGAGAAATCCGATGACACCAGCAGCAACTGGAAGGTGAAGGTCGCCAAGTCCACGCGTAGTTGGCGGGCCAATGTGACCGAGCAGGTGCCCGACGAGCGGATCACCTGGACCACCGAAGGTGCGAAGGGCACGGTCAAGGGTGTGGTGACCTTCCACCGCCTGACCGACAACCTGACGCGGGTGCTGTTGGTTCTCGAGTACTTCCCCAAGGGCCTGTTCGAGAAGACGGGCAACATCTGGCGCGCCCAGGGCCGCCGGGCCCGGCTGGACCTCAAGCTCTACCGCAAATTCATCATGATGCGCGGCGAGGCCACCGATGGCTGGCGCGGTGAGATCCAGGACGGCGAGGTCGTGGTCGAGCACGATGACGCCGTCGCGGCGGAGGAGGAGGACCGGGAGGACGGCGAGCGCGGCTCCGATGACGTGCCCCCCGGGGACGACGAGGCCGACGAGGATGCCGACGCGGAGGACGAGGACCTCGAGGACGACGAAGACGCCGAGGACCTTGAGGACGCCGACGACGAGGGCGTGGACCACCACGACGTGGACGACCACGACGATCTCGCGCCGGAAGCCGATGCCGATGCCGACGAAGACGACCTCGAAGAGCCCGTCGACGAGGACGACGACCGCGGGGAGCCGCTCGACGAGGACGACGACCCGGCGGACGAGCGGGACCCGTACGACGAGGACGAGCCGCCGGCACCCCGCCGGGGCCGCCGTGCCGCCGTTGCCCGCTGA
- a CDS encoding gas vesicle protein has translation MSDSLAGRMGPSSGPSPYGRQGASANLADILERVLDKGVVIAGDIQINLLDIELLTIKLRLLVASVDKAKEMGIDWWEHDPSLSSRARPPQQVPDGRTPAVGGDSLAEENQQLRAELAALRAAIGSPEGSGAHQADRKEEQ, from the coding sequence ATGTCCGATTCACTGGCCGGCCGTATGGGACCTTCCTCCGGTCCGTCCCCGTACGGCCGGCAGGGGGCTTCCGCCAACCTGGCCGACATCCTGGAGCGCGTCCTCGACAAGGGCGTCGTCATCGCGGGCGACATCCAGATCAATCTGCTCGACATCGAGCTGCTGACCATCAAGCTCCGGCTGCTCGTCGCCTCCGTCGACAAGGCCAAGGAAATGGGCATCGACTGGTGGGAACACGACCCCTCCCTCTCGTCCCGCGCCCGCCCGCCGCAGCAGGTCCCCGACGGGCGTACGCCGGCCGTCGGCGGTGACTCGCTGGCCGAGGAGAACCAGCAGCTGCGCGCCGAACTCGCCGCACTGCGCGCGGCCATCGGCTCCCCCGAGGGCTCCGGCGCACACCAGGCAGACCGTAAGGAGGAGCAGTGA
- a CDS encoding GvpL/GvpF family gas vesicle protein, giving the protein MNCPMPGAEETAASPRTLAHPADQPPEQQESDRSRISYVYVIGRTGTALEASASQLTGLRDGPLRTVTSGRLTALVSSVPADAFSAEGMKAQLEDLTQLEAIARTHHAVVEAACAGAMVLPMRLATVYLDDARVRSMLDERGTEFDALLSRLEGHAEVGVKVYADARAAAAAEAPAAATGASGSPAPGSPAPAASAVSPGRAYLQQRRAQRRTHRDAYRAAGAVAADVRVRVADLARDMVAHRPQQGELASGTGENIANEAYLVPTDRIGEFHRALKGLADGVPGVRVEITGPWAPYSFATPPAESGSP; this is encoded by the coding sequence GTGAACTGCCCCATGCCAGGAGCCGAGGAGACTGCCGCCTCGCCGCGCACCCTCGCCCATCCCGCTGACCAGCCCCCTGAACAGCAAGAATCCGACCGCTCCCGGATCTCGTACGTCTACGTCATCGGCCGCACCGGCACCGCCCTCGAGGCGTCGGCTTCTCAGCTGACCGGCCTGCGGGACGGCCCCCTCCGGACGGTCACCTCCGGCCGCCTCACGGCCCTGGTTTCCTCCGTCCCCGCCGACGCCTTCAGCGCGGAGGGCATGAAGGCGCAGCTGGAGGACCTGACACAGCTGGAGGCGATCGCGCGGACGCACCATGCCGTCGTCGAGGCCGCCTGTGCCGGGGCCATGGTGCTGCCCATGCGCCTGGCCACGGTGTATCTGGACGATGCCCGGGTGCGGTCGATGCTGGACGAGCGCGGCACCGAGTTCGACGCGCTGCTCTCCCGGCTCGAAGGCCATGCCGAAGTGGGGGTGAAGGTGTACGCGGACGCACGCGCGGCGGCCGCGGCCGAAGCCCCCGCGGCCGCGACCGGCGCCTCGGGATCTCCCGCGCCCGGCAGCCCGGCCCCCGCCGCGTCCGCGGTCAGCCCCGGCCGGGCCTACCTGCAGCAGCGGCGGGCCCAACGGCGTACGCATCGTGATGCCTACCGCGCGGCGGGAGCCGTCGCCGCCGATGTGCGGGTCCGGGTGGCCGACTTGGCACGGGACATGGTCGCGCACCGCCCGCAGCAAGGTGAGCTGGCGTCCGGTACCGGCGAGAACATCGCCAACGAGGCGTATCTGGTCCCCACGGACCGCATCGGGGAGTTCCACCGGGCCCTGAAGGGACTGGCCGATGGTGTCCCCGGCGTACGTGTCGAGATCACCGGTCCGTGGGCCCCGTACTCCTTCGCGACGCCGCCCGCGGAAAGCGGGAGCCCGTGA